One Nesterenkonia populi DNA window includes the following coding sequences:
- the rpe gene encoding ribulose-phosphate 3-epimerase has translation MTAIHPSILSADFANLEAELGRIRGADAVHVDVMDNHFVPNLTLGLPVVQAIRKATDLPLDIHLMIDDADVWAPQYAELGAESVTFHAEAAKAPVRLARELRGQGSKAAMALKPATAVEPYLDMLGELDMLLLMTVEPGFGGQEFLDIILPKIRRARQATNDMGGQVAIQVDGGINAETILRAADSGADTFVAGSAVYSAEDPDEAITQLRKAVSSH, from the coding sequence ATGACTGCTATTCACCCTTCGATCCTGTCCGCGGACTTCGCCAACCTTGAGGCTGAGCTGGGACGCATCCGCGGTGCGGACGCGGTGCATGTGGACGTGATGGACAACCACTTTGTGCCCAACCTGACGCTGGGTCTGCCCGTCGTTCAGGCTATTCGGAAGGCCACGGATCTGCCGCTCGACATCCACCTGATGATCGACGACGCCGATGTGTGGGCTCCGCAGTACGCAGAGCTGGGTGCGGAGTCGGTGACGTTCCATGCGGAGGCGGCGAAGGCTCCGGTGCGTCTGGCGCGAGAGCTGCGCGGGCAGGGGTCTAAGGCGGCCATGGCGCTGAAGCCGGCGACAGCTGTGGAGCCGTACCTGGACATGCTGGGCGAGCTGGACATGCTCCTGCTGATGACGGTGGAGCCGGGGTTCGGCGGCCAGGAGTTCCTGGACATCATCCTTCCGAAGATCCGCCGCGCCCGGCAGGCCACGAATGACATGGGCGGTCAGGTGGCCATTCAGGTGGACGGCGGCATCAACGCCGAGACGATCCTGCGGGCTGCAGATTCCGGAGCGGACACCTTCGTGGCCGGCTCTGCGGTCTACTCAGCGGAGGACCCGGATGAGGCGATCACTCAGCTCCGCAAGGCTGTCAGCAGCCACTGA
- a CDS encoding LCP family protein: MAPTPRTPTPRAPHPSRADTPRITYHQFEGKSDVVRQPRGASPAERLRRALILIALTLFVPGGAQITAGSRKLGRAALAVTVACWFTVLLGAVLFMFMRGPLLNALAQPFVMWVATVLLAGLAIGWLILWLDTFRLIRVSSLAPKPRWLVILVLLVLAGLTSGGLAYGANMMHQGRLALAGIFNSGPAVPAEEGRYNFLLMGSDGDEERGDQPIRPDSIHVVSVNASSGESILFSIPRNFQNAQFPSDSPMSQVYPNGYNCGNECIINFLYPEVHNEHASLYPDAEDPGAAAMMDAVSGTLGLSVHGYVMVDMDGFEELIDAMGGITVESGGFVPYRGERPDGSWGDAWFEPGTLELDGQEALSYARSRDFSSDYNRIQRQQCIQQAMIGQFTPQTLLTRFTEVMQAGDSMIQTNLPQSQLGSLVNLAADAQDHTPQRLTLGAPDFGSAGDLFSTYPDFDQIQARVDDLIADEGDDEDADGDDNGSDEGTQEDEGQTEPDSPEDAADPEGEPPGPTPDHDDPAVADDEPAEESEETQMPTQPDGSELTAEYLMEAQDRGETVILEQAANTNNECEPAG; the protein is encoded by the coding sequence GTGGCACCCACGCCGCGCACGCCCACGCCCAGGGCGCCCCATCCCTCACGAGCGGACACCCCCAGGATCACCTACCACCAGTTCGAGGGGAAGTCCGACGTCGTCCGGCAGCCGCGGGGGGCCTCCCCCGCTGAGCGGCTGCGCCGGGCGCTGATCCTCATCGCGCTGACCCTGTTCGTCCCCGGCGGCGCGCAGATCACCGCCGGGTCCCGGAAGCTGGGCCGGGCGGCGCTGGCAGTCACAGTGGCCTGCTGGTTCACCGTGCTGCTGGGAGCGGTGCTGTTCATGTTCATGCGGGGCCCCCTGCTGAACGCGCTGGCCCAGCCCTTCGTCATGTGGGTGGCCACCGTGCTGCTCGCTGGCCTGGCCATCGGCTGGCTGATCCTCTGGCTGGACACCTTCCGGCTGATCCGCGTGAGCTCTCTGGCGCCGAAGCCGCGCTGGCTCGTCATCCTTGTGCTTCTTGTCCTGGCTGGGCTGACCAGCGGCGGACTCGCCTACGGGGCCAATATGATGCATCAGGGCAGGCTCGCCCTTGCCGGGATCTTCAACAGCGGGCCTGCGGTTCCCGCGGAGGAGGGCCGGTACAACTTCCTACTGATGGGCTCCGACGGTGACGAGGAGCGCGGCGACCAGCCCATCCGCCCCGATTCCATCCACGTGGTCTCGGTGAACGCCTCCTCCGGCGAGTCCATCCTGTTCTCCATCCCCCGCAACTTCCAGAACGCCCAGTTCCCCTCCGATTCGCCGATGAGTCAGGTGTATCCCAACGGGTACAACTGCGGCAACGAGTGCATCATCAACTTCCTCTACCCCGAGGTCCACAACGAGCACGCTTCTCTCTACCCGGATGCTGAGGATCCCGGCGCCGCCGCGATGATGGACGCAGTCTCCGGAACCCTGGGCCTCAGCGTGCACGGCTACGTGATGGTGGACATGGATGGCTTCGAGGAGCTCATTGACGCGATGGGCGGGATCACCGTGGAGTCCGGCGGGTTCGTCCCCTACCGCGGCGAACGCCCGGACGGCTCCTGGGGCGACGCCTGGTTCGAGCCGGGCACCCTGGAGCTTGACGGCCAGGAGGCGCTCTCCTACGCCCGGTCACGTGATTTCAGCTCCGACTACAACCGGATCCAGCGCCAGCAGTGCATCCAGCAGGCGATGATCGGCCAGTTCACCCCGCAGACCCTGCTGACCCGGTTCACTGAAGTGATGCAGGCCGGCGACAGCATGATTCAGACCAACCTCCCGCAGTCCCAGCTGGGTTCCCTGGTGAACCTTGCCGCGGACGCGCAGGATCACACCCCGCAGCGGCTGACCTTGGGAGCCCCGGACTTCGGCAGCGCAGGCGATCTGTTCTCCACCTACCCGGACTTTGATCAGATCCAGGCTCGCGTGGATGATCTGATCGCCGACGAGGGTGATGATGAGGACGCTGATGGGGACGACAATGGCTCTGACGAGGGCACGCAGGAGGACGAGGGCCAGACCGAGCCGGACTCTCCCGAGGATGCTGCTGACCCGGAGGGCGAACCGCCGGGCCCCACCCCGGACCACGATGACCCTGCGGTGGCTGACGATGAGCCTGCCGAGGAGTCGGAGGAGACTCAGATGCCGACCCAGCCTGACGGCTCGGAGCTGACCGCCGAGTACCTCATGGAGGCCCAGGACCGCGGCGAGACGGTGATCCTCGAGCAGGCGGCGAACACCAACAACGAGTGCGAGCCCGCCGGCTGA
- the purE gene encoding 5-(carboxyamino)imidazole ribonucleotide mutase — translation MSAESTERPLVGLVMGSDSDWPVMRAAAEALDEFGVPFEADVVSAHRMASEMIDYGKQAHTRGLRVIVAGAGGAAHLPGMLASVTPLPVIGVPVPLKHLDGMDSLLSIVQMPAGVPVAAVSVGGARNAGLLAVRTLAAGEGELAAGLRDQLVEFQAELASSAHAKGEALRAEAAELSTFRPRAAEGQA, via the coding sequence ATGAGCGCAGAGAGCACAGAGCGTCCGCTCGTGGGCCTGGTCATGGGCTCCGACTCGGACTGGCCCGTCATGAGGGCCGCCGCTGAGGCCCTTGACGAATTCGGCGTCCCCTTCGAGGCCGACGTCGTCTCCGCGCACCGCATGGCCTCCGAGATGATCGACTACGGCAAGCAGGCTCACACCCGCGGACTGCGGGTCATCGTCGCAGGCGCAGGCGGGGCGGCCCACCTGCCCGGAATGCTGGCCTCCGTGACGCCCCTTCCTGTCATCGGGGTTCCGGTGCCGCTGAAGCACCTGGACGGCATGGACTCGCTGCTGAGCATCGTCCAGATGCCTGCCGGGGTCCCCGTGGCCGCCGTCTCGGTGGGCGGGGCGCGCAACGCCGGGCTCCTGGCGGTCCGCACCCTGGCCGCCGGGGAAGGTGAGCTGGCTGCGGGCCTGCGGGACCAGCTCGTGGAATTTCAGGCCGAGCTTGCCTCCTCCGCGCACGCCAAGGGCGAAGCCCTCCGGGCGGAGGCTGCGGAGCTCTCCACCTTCCGCCCGCGTGCTGCTGAGGGTCAGGCCTGA
- a CDS encoding 5-(carboxyamino)imidazole ribonucleotide synthase — MTEISVPAVGVLGDGQLARMMAPAAVELGIELRLLAGSPDASAAQVIPRTTIGDYRNVDDVLAFAEGCDAVTFDHEHVPAEVLSALEEQRRVLNPTPAALVYAQDKLAMRRAVEELGLPNPRWSEVRTAEDLESFGNAVGWPVVLKTPRGGYDGKGVMIIRDAASVAQAIEWFDRAKEEGTGLLAEQKVPFTRELSAQIARTRDGAVAPYPVVESTQTNGVCDEVVAPAPRTSPAHLAEAERIARILAEKLRVTGMLAVELFEVAEGDASDAAPSGIYVNELAMRPHNSGHWTMDGSATSQFEQHLRAVLGLPLGATEVTGGAGGHVVMKNLLGGANQNLHSAVPAAMQRSPHSKIHLYGKEPKPGRKIGHVNILSQTTKPNEDYDAARARLGRARKTAAEVAEILVEGTA, encoded by the coding sequence GTGACTGAGATTTCTGTTCCTGCGGTGGGTGTGCTCGGAGACGGTCAGCTGGCCCGGATGATGGCCCCGGCTGCCGTGGAGCTGGGCATCGAGCTGCGGCTGCTGGCCGGCTCCCCCGATGCTTCCGCCGCGCAGGTGATCCCCCGGACCACCATCGGCGACTACCGGAACGTGGACGATGTCCTGGCCTTCGCCGAAGGGTGCGACGCCGTCACCTTCGACCACGAGCATGTCCCCGCGGAGGTGCTGTCCGCACTCGAGGAGCAGCGCAGGGTGCTCAACCCGACGCCGGCTGCACTGGTGTACGCGCAGGACAAGCTCGCCATGCGTCGGGCGGTGGAAGAGCTCGGCCTGCCGAACCCGCGGTGGTCGGAGGTCCGCACCGCTGAGGATCTGGAGTCCTTCGGGAACGCAGTCGGCTGGCCCGTGGTGCTGAAGACCCCGCGCGGCGGCTACGACGGCAAAGGCGTGATGATCATCCGTGACGCCGCCTCCGTGGCCCAGGCGATCGAATGGTTCGACCGCGCGAAGGAGGAGGGCACCGGCCTGCTCGCCGAGCAGAAGGTGCCCTTCACCCGGGAGCTGTCGGCTCAGATCGCACGGACCCGCGACGGCGCCGTCGCCCCCTACCCGGTGGTGGAGTCCACCCAGACCAATGGTGTGTGCGACGAAGTGGTCGCCCCCGCGCCCCGCACCTCTCCGGCGCACCTGGCCGAGGCCGAACGCATCGCGCGCATCCTCGCCGAGAAGCTCCGTGTGACCGGCATGCTCGCCGTGGAGCTGTTCGAGGTGGCCGAGGGTGACGCGAGCGACGCCGCACCCTCGGGGATCTACGTCAACGAGTTGGCGATGCGGCCCCACAATTCCGGGCACTGGACGATGGACGGCTCCGCCACCAGCCAGTTCGAGCAGCATCTGCGCGCGGTCCTCGGCCTGCCGCTGGGCGCCACCGAGGTCACCGGAGGCGCCGGCGGGCACGTGGTGATGAAGAACCTGCTCGGCGGCGCCAACCAGAACCTGCACAGCGCCGTGCCGGCGGCGATGCAGCGCTCCCCGCACTCAAAGATCCACCTGTACGGCAAAGAGCCCAAGCCCGGCCGGAAGATCGGGCATGTGAACATCCTGTCCCAGACGACCAAGCCCAACGAGGACTATGACGCTGCTCGCGCCCGCCTCGGCAGAGCCCGCAAGACCGCCGCTGAGGTGGCCGAGATCCTCGTGGAGGGCACCGCATGA
- the fmt gene encoding methionyl-tRNA formyltransferase, with amino-acid sequence MSIIFAGTPPIAADCLRELLVAGPEKLGGEITAVLTRPDAPVGRRRTLTPSPVAQAAEEAGLPVIRADKVDDEVAAQLKEHSPQLGIVVAYGALLPQHALDVPGRGWVNLHYSALPKHRGAAPVQHALLNGETATAATIFQLEKGMDAGPVHASAEHPIDEGVSAGQLLQDLTSLGTKLLLDLTPKLLAGTSAPAPQQGEPSFAPKLTRDDACIDPARPAAEVMHRTNATIPEPGAWTWIGEQRIKLGPVRLFRGELPDDAEPGQVVTADEHGTRLPVLVTGQSSGVVLTEVQPAGKRMTPAADWLRGQQQTPVLGGHHD; translated from the coding sequence ATGAGCATCATCTTCGCGGGCACCCCGCCGATCGCCGCCGACTGCCTGCGCGAGCTCCTCGTCGCCGGCCCCGAGAAGCTCGGCGGCGAGATCACCGCGGTGCTCACCCGCCCCGACGCGCCCGTGGGCCGCAGACGCACCCTCACACCCTCCCCGGTGGCGCAGGCCGCCGAGGAGGCGGGGCTCCCGGTGATCAGAGCGGACAAGGTAGACGACGAGGTCGCCGCGCAGCTGAAGGAGCACAGCCCGCAGCTGGGCATCGTGGTCGCCTACGGGGCGCTGCTGCCCCAGCACGCCCTCGACGTCCCTGGGCGCGGCTGGGTGAACCTTCACTACTCGGCGCTGCCCAAGCACCGGGGCGCGGCACCGGTGCAGCACGCCCTCCTCAACGGGGAGACCGCCACCGCGGCCACCATCTTCCAGCTCGAGAAGGGCATGGACGCCGGCCCCGTCCACGCCTCCGCCGAGCACCCCATCGACGAAGGGGTCAGCGCCGGGCAGCTGCTCCAGGACCTCACCAGCCTCGGCACCAAGCTGCTGCTGGATCTGACGCCGAAGCTGCTTGCCGGGACCTCAGCGCCGGCGCCGCAGCAGGGGGAGCCGAGCTTCGCGCCCAAGCTCACCCGCGACGACGCCTGCATCGACCCCGCACGTCCCGCCGCAGAGGTCATGCACCGCACCAACGCCACCATCCCCGAACCCGGCGCCTGGACCTGGATCGGGGAGCAGCGGATCAAGCTCGGCCCCGTCCGACTCTTCCGCGGCGAGCTGCCCGACGATGCTGAGCCCGGCCAGGTGGTCACCGCCGACGAGCACGGCACCCGGCTGCCGGTGCTGGTGACAGGGCAGAGCAGCGGCGTCGTGCTCACCGAGGTGCAGCCTGCCGGCAAAAGGATGACACCCGCCGCCGACTGGCTCCGCGGCCAGCAGCAGACCCCGGTCCTGGGAGGCCACCATGACTGA
- a CDS encoding RsmB/NOP family class I SAM-dependent RNA methyltransferase, translating into MTENPNRSGPRRNDRGRQRSRGGGNQPRQYSKAAPSQRARRADPARLAAFRTVTAVSRDDAYANLVLPEQIRRAKLDKRDAGFATELTYGTLRAAGTYDRIIGQCIDRKIADLDAPVLDALRLGVHQLLAMRTDDHAAVNETVGLVRDQIGAGPGGFVNAVLRKVAEKPLEAWIEELTADADPTETLAIRHAHPAWVVRALRQSLKLHGRGDDLESLLEADNAAPEVHLVGLPGLGEEAGQAALSSAVEAGAVPSELIEGAAVYRGGDIGRLAGVRDGALRVQDIGSQWVAQALAEPAVQMGERWLDLCAGPGGKAALLAALAAQYEVTLLANEPAPHRAELVSKALAAVDESAWGVRTGDGRTIAETGHPFDRILIDAPCTGLGALRRRPESRWRRQPKHLAELTVLQSELLDAAADVLEPEGLLAYVTCSPHHAETVLQIEDVLKRRPELTLLDAAEPMREVALPAGRSLLTEGPQPEGTAGKTVQLWPHIHGTDAMFFALLQKQPE; encoded by the coding sequence ATGACTGAGAATCCGAACCGCAGCGGCCCCCGCCGCAACGACAGGGGGCGGCAGCGCTCCCGGGGCGGCGGCAATCAGCCCCGCCAGTACTCCAAGGCCGCACCCTCCCAGCGCGCCCGGCGGGCAGACCCCGCCCGCCTCGCCGCCTTCCGCACCGTCACCGCGGTGAGCCGCGACGACGCCTACGCCAACCTCGTGCTGCCCGAGCAGATCCGCCGGGCCAAGCTCGACAAGCGCGACGCCGGCTTCGCCACCGAGCTCACCTACGGCACCCTCCGGGCCGCCGGCACCTACGACCGGATCATCGGCCAGTGCATCGACCGGAAGATCGCTGACCTCGACGCCCCCGTGCTCGACGCCCTGCGCCTCGGCGTGCACCAGCTGCTCGCCATGCGCACCGACGACCACGCCGCCGTCAACGAGACCGTCGGCCTCGTCCGCGACCAGATCGGCGCCGGCCCCGGCGGCTTCGTCAACGCGGTCCTCCGCAAGGTCGCCGAGAAGCCCCTTGAGGCGTGGATCGAAGAGCTCACCGCTGACGCCGACCCCACCGAGACGCTCGCCATCCGCCACGCCCACCCCGCCTGGGTGGTCCGCGCCCTGCGGCAGTCCTTGAAGCTCCACGGCCGCGGGGACGACCTCGAATCCCTCCTCGAAGCTGACAACGCCGCCCCGGAAGTCCACCTCGTCGGGCTCCCCGGGCTCGGGGAGGAGGCCGGGCAGGCCGCACTCTCCTCCGCCGTCGAGGCAGGCGCGGTCCCCAGCGAGCTCATCGAGGGCGCCGCCGTCTACAGGGGCGGCGACATCGGCCGCCTCGCCGGCGTCCGCGACGGCGCACTGCGCGTCCAGGACATCGGCTCCCAATGGGTCGCACAGGCCCTCGCCGAGCCCGCCGTCCAGATGGGGGAGCGCTGGCTGGACCTCTGCGCCGGACCCGGGGGCAAAGCCGCGCTGCTGGCCGCGCTCGCCGCCCAGTACGAGGTCACCCTGCTCGCCAACGAGCCCGCGCCTCACCGGGCCGAGCTCGTCAGCAAGGCGCTCGCCGCCGTGGATGAGAGCGCATGGGGCGTGCGGACCGGGGACGGACGCACCATCGCTGAGACCGGCCACCCCTTCGACCGGATCCTGATCGACGCCCCCTGCACCGGCCTGGGCGCTCTGCGGCGTCGTCCCGAATCCCGGTGGCGGCGTCAGCCCAAGCACCTCGCCGAGCTGACCGTCCTGCAGTCCGAGCTCCTCGACGCCGCCGCCGACGTCCTCGAGCCGGAGGGGCTCCTCGCCTACGTCACCTGCTCGCCGCACCACGCCGAAACCGTCCTGCAGATCGAAGACGTGCTCAAGCGCCGTCCCGAGCTCACGCTGCTCGACGCCGCGGAGCCGATGCGCGAGGTCGCCCTCCCCGCTGGGCGGAGCCTCCTCACCGAGGGGCCCCAGCCGGAGGGGACAGCCGGGAAGACCGTCCAGCTCTGGCCGCACATCCACGGCACTGATGCGATGTTCTTCGCCCTGCTGCAGAAGCAGCCCGAGTGA
- the manA gene encoding mannose-6-phosphate isomerase, class I: protein MINPFRDYAWGSTTAFSRLFGWEAAQTPQAEMWMGAHPTGTSRVETAEGETVGLDALLAERPELLGAAAEQFGQLPFLLKVLAAEKPLSIQAHPTVEQAKAGFEGEESAGIALGSPARCYPDAHHKPELIVALTDFSALTGFRPHADAAEELGRVHALAEERGYDDAALTAVISTLTRQLGGRDYAAALDFILASGQEQTAQAAQALAALVQMPAPSADRLSAAAWDTLSRIAAKFPGDPGIFVALLLNRVDLQPGEGLYLPAGNLHAYLGGAGVEIMANSDNVLRGGLTSKHIDVPALIDVAETEVLDVPNCVPQLVTKGQLAYRPPFEEFELTRFSVESHGDIKHRRLENAPGILLCTGGKLTVLADQPSEGPGHLSLKPGESVFIPAGEAVRFGGDIGTAAYLASVPGAVQVAG, encoded by the coding sequence ATGATCAACCCCTTCCGCGATTACGCCTGGGGCTCCACGACCGCGTTCAGCCGGCTCTTCGGCTGGGAGGCCGCCCAGACCCCTCAGGCAGAGATGTGGATGGGCGCCCACCCCACCGGCACCTCCCGGGTGGAGACCGCCGAGGGGGAGACCGTGGGCCTCGATGCTCTGCTCGCCGAACGCCCCGAGCTGCTGGGGGCAGCGGCCGAGCAGTTCGGGCAGCTGCCGTTCCTGCTGAAGGTGCTGGCCGCGGAGAAGCCCCTCTCCATCCAGGCCCACCCCACCGTCGAGCAGGCCAAGGCTGGGTTCGAAGGGGAGGAGTCCGCTGGGATCGCTCTGGGCAGCCCAGCCCGCTGCTATCCGGATGCGCACCACAAGCCCGAGCTGATCGTCGCCCTGACCGACTTTTCGGCGCTGACCGGATTCCGCCCGCACGCCGACGCCGCCGAGGAGCTGGGCCGCGTGCACGCCCTGGCTGAAGAGCGCGGGTACGACGACGCTGCCCTCACCGCGGTGATCAGCACGCTCACCCGGCAGCTGGGAGGGCGGGACTACGCGGCCGCCCTCGACTTCATCCTCGCCTCCGGGCAGGAGCAGACCGCCCAGGCGGCGCAGGCCCTGGCCGCGCTCGTCCAGATGCCGGCCCCCAGTGCGGACCGTCTCAGCGCGGCCGCCTGGGACACGCTCTCCCGGATCGCCGCCAAGTTCCCGGGCGACCCGGGAATCTTCGTGGCCCTGCTGCTCAACCGCGTGGACCTGCAGCCCGGGGAGGGGCTCTACCTGCCCGCCGGCAACCTGCACGCCTACCTCGGCGGCGCAGGCGTGGAGATCATGGCGAACTCGGACAACGTGCTGCGCGGGGGGCTGACGTCGAAGCACATCGATGTCCCGGCCCTGATCGACGTGGCCGAGACTGAGGTCCTGGACGTGCCGAACTGCGTCCCGCAGCTGGTCACCAAGGGACAGCTGGCGTACCGCCCGCCGTTTGAGGAGTTTGAGCTGACCCGCTTCTCCGTGGAGTCCCACGGCGACATCAAGCACCGCCGTCTCGAGAACGCCCCGGGCATCCTGCTCTGCACCGGCGGAAAGCTCACGGTGCTCGCCGACCAGCCCTCCGAAGGCCCCGGGCACCTGAGCCTGAAGCCGGGCGAGTCCGTGTTCATCCCCGCGGGGGAGGCCGTCCGCTTCGGCGGGGACATCGGAACCGCTGCCTACCTGGCCTCCGTGCCCGGGGCTGTGCAGGTCGCCGGATGA
- a CDS encoding GtrA family protein encodes MSGLHRRPLDLLGRIWHEVAKFGAVGGVAFVIDTVIFLSLISGPMDESHVKAKAIAVAVATLFSWLGNRYWTFRSRRTRTKARELVMFVTMNLIGLAIQSGCVAFSFYVLGLTSPEASFVSGSIIGMGMAMVFRFVAYKFWVFTGDAEEIVVSAEQTGSAEEPHAVSDADMLSPQKD; translated from the coding sequence ATGAGCGGCCTGCACCGGCGTCCGCTGGACCTGCTCGGGCGGATCTGGCACGAGGTGGCGAAGTTCGGCGCCGTGGGCGGCGTCGCCTTCGTCATCGACACGGTGATCTTCCTGTCGCTGATCTCCGGGCCTATGGATGAGTCGCACGTGAAGGCGAAAGCGATCGCCGTCGCCGTCGCCACCCTGTTCTCCTGGCTGGGGAACCGCTACTGGACCTTTCGAAGCCGGCGCACCAGGACGAAGGCCCGCGAGCTGGTCATGTTCGTGACCATGAACCTCATCGGGCTGGCGATCCAGTCCGGCTGTGTGGCGTTCAGCTTCTACGTCCTGGGGCTGACATCCCCGGAGGCGTCCTTCGTCTCCGGCTCCATCATCGGTATGGGCATGGCTATGGTGTTCCGCTTCGTCGCCTATAAGTTCTGGGTGTTCACCGGCGATGCCGAAGAGATCGTCGTCTCTGCCGAGCAGACAGGCTCCGCGGAGGAGCCGCACGCGGTCAGCGACGCAGACATGCTCAGCCCGCAGAAGGACTGA
- a CDS encoding TIGR03089 family protein, which produces MASLTLGGTAAEPPSTYAELLDRLAASPRPAAVWYDGSSGDRVELSGRVLANWAVKLINLISSEWEISPEAEVVIDMPPHWKTAAVHLAVRALGPLKVRTEGSGNPEQLVIAADPLLWAEDEDAEFEELAGVSLGLLDSSFEDAAGEALPAWALDVSAEVRQHPDQLVAALPPTACPEPAPGRPPLLVTAWDDAAAEAMISSLVGGGVVVLYQGEPEGETWSQMLRQEGVE; this is translated from the coding sequence ATGGCATCGCTGACCCTGGGCGGCACCGCCGCAGAGCCTCCGAGCACCTACGCCGAGCTGCTGGATCGGCTCGCCGCCTCACCCCGTCCCGCGGCGGTCTGGTACGACGGCAGCTCCGGGGACCGCGTGGAGCTCTCCGGCAGGGTGCTGGCCAACTGGGCGGTGAAGCTCATCAACCTCATCTCCTCCGAATGGGAGATCTCCCCGGAGGCCGAGGTGGTCATCGACATGCCCCCGCACTGGAAGACCGCGGCGGTGCATCTGGCCGTCCGGGCGCTCGGCCCGCTGAAGGTCCGTACGGAGGGCTCTGGGAACCCGGAGCAGCTGGTGATCGCCGCGGACCCGCTGCTCTGGGCGGAGGACGAGGACGCCGAGTTCGAGGAGCTCGCAGGCGTGTCCCTGGGCCTGCTGGACAGCTCCTTCGAGGATGCCGCAGGTGAGGCCCTGCCCGCCTGGGCCCTGGACGTCTCGGCGGAGGTCCGCCAGCACCCCGACCAGCTCGTCGCGGCCCTGCCGCCCACCGCCTGCCCGGAGCCGGCCCCGGGCAGGCCCCCGCTGCTGGTCACCGCATGGGACGACGCAGCGGCTGAGGCGATGATCAGCTCCCTGGTCGGCGGCGGCGTCGTCGTGCTCTACCAGGGTGAGCCGGAGGGCGAGACCTGGAGTCAGATGCTCCGCCAGGAAGGGGTGGAGTGA
- a CDS encoding WhiB family transcriptional regulator, producing the protein MGKAQHAAELKTSEVGGEPSARRRGLDVPTDWFIDPADPSAADKLEHGSSADDQATAYLQAAEALEKAVEDEVDAKVTSLTDAPSRRTEMPARTLHETGRPQEVAGEAERENVWLGIPSLLPSEQVEGELAWQVDALCAQTDPEAFFPEKGGSTRDAKKICGTCTVKQECLDYALANDERFGIWGGLSERERRKLKKRRA; encoded by the coding sequence ATGGGGAAGGCACAGCACGCAGCCGAGCTGAAGACCAGCGAGGTCGGTGGCGAGCCCTCTGCACGGCGCAGAGGGCTTGATGTTCCCACTGACTGGTTCATCGACCCCGCCGACCCCTCCGCCGCAGACAAGCTGGAGCACGGCTCATCCGCGGATGACCAGGCCACCGCATACCTGCAGGCCGCTGAGGCCCTGGAGAAGGCCGTCGAGGATGAGGTCGACGCCAAAGTCACCTCGCTGACGGACGCCCCCTCCCGCCGCACTGAGATGCCGGCCCGGACTCTTCACGAGACCGGCCGCCCGCAGGAGGTCGCAGGAGAGGCGGAGCGTGAGAACGTATGGCTGGGCATCCCCAGCCTGCTGCCGTCCGAGCAGGTCGAGGGCGAGCTGGCCTGGCAGGTGGATGCCCTCTGCGCCCAGACCGACCCGGAGGCCTTCTTCCCGGAGAAGGGCGGCTCCACCCGGGACGCCAAGAAGATCTGCGGGACGTGCACCGTCAAGCAGGAGTGCCTGGACTACGCCCTGGCCAATGACGAACGATTCGGCATCTGGGGAGGTCTCTCCGAGCGGGAACGCCGCAAGCTGAAGAAGCGGAGAGCCTGA